The following is a genomic window from Variovorax paradoxus.
ATCGACGTGCCGACCGCCAACACCATCGTGATGAGCCGCGCCGACAAGTTTGGCCTCGCGCAGCTGCACCAGCTGCGCGGCCGCGTCGGGCGCTCGCACCACCAAGCCTATGCCTACCTCATGGTGCCCGACACCGAGGGCCTGACCAAGCAGGCGGCCCAGCGGCTCGACGCCATCCAGCAGATGGAAGAGCTGGGCTCGGGCTTCTATCTTGCGATGCACGACCTGGAGATCCGCGGCACCGGCGAGGTGCTGGGCGAGAACCAGAGCGGCAACATGATGGAGATCGGCTTCCAGCTCTACAACGAGATGCTGAGCGAAGCCGTTCGCGCGCTCAAGGCCGGGCAGGAGCCCGACCTGCTCGCGCCGCTCTCGGTCACAACCGAGATCAACCTGCACGCGCCCGCCCTCTTGCCCGATGACTACTGCGGGGACGTACACCTGCGCCTCTCGTTCTACAAGAAGCTGGCCACCGCCAAGACACCCGAGCAGATCGACACGCTGCTGGAAGAAATCGTCGACCGTTTCGGCAAGCTGCCGCCGCAGGCGCAGACGCTGATCGACACGCACCGGCTGCGCGTGCTGGCGCGGCCGTACGGCGTGGTCAAGGTCGATGCGGCGCCGGGCGTGATCCACATCACCTTCAAGAAAGACCCGCCGGTCGATTCGATGGCCATCATTCACCTGATCCAGAAGAACAAGCACATCAAGCTTGCCGGCAACGAAAAGCTGCGCATCGAGCGCGAACTGAAAGAGCCGAAGGACCGCGCACAGATGGTGCGCGACGTGCTGCGCAGCCTCGGCCAACCCATCGTCAAGGAAACCGCCCCCGCATGAGCGCTACAGAAATCTCTTCCGGCCTCGTCATCCAGCGCGTGAAGCCGCCGCTGAAGCTCGCCGACTTCAAGCTGATCGCGTTCGACATGGATTCGACGCTGATCAACATCGAGTGCATCGACGAGATTGCCGATGCCGTGGGCAAGAAAGCGGAGGTGGCCGCCATTACCGAAGCCACGATGCGCGGCGAAATCAAGGACTTCAAGGAAAGCCTCCGGCGCCGCGTGGCGCTCTTGAAAGGCGTGCCGGTCGAGGCGCTGCAGCAGGTGTACGACCAGCGTCTGCAGCTCAACCCAGGTGCTGCCGAACTGGTCGCGACGTGCAAGGCGGCCGGGCTCAAGGTGCTGCTGGTGTCGGGCGGCTTCACGTTCTTTGCCAACCGGGTGAAAGACCGCCTGGGCATCGATTTCGCACGCTCCAACCTGCTCGACGAAGCCGATGGCCGACTCACCGGCCAGGTGGTGCAGCAAAGCTGGGGCGACATCTGCGACGGCGCCGAGAAGCGCCGCACGCTGCGCGAAGTCGCATCTCTGCTCGGCATCTCCCTTGCCGAAACCATTGCCGTGGGCGACGGCGCCAACGACCTGCCGATGATGGGCGAAGCCGGCCTCTCCGTGGCGTACCACGCCAAGCCGAAGGTGCGCGAACAGGCCATGGTGGCCATCAACGAAGGCGGCCTCGACCGCTTGCTGGAGATTTTGAAATGAACGACGACACAGCTCCGCTCTACAGTGCAGACGCCCTCAGGGACTACGGCAGCGCATTGCTGCAAAAAGCCGGGCTTGCCGCCGCGATGGCCGATAGCGTTGCTCGCACACTGGTCGAAGGCGACCTGCTGGGCCACGACACGCACGGGCTCGCCCTGCTGGCCGGCTATGTGAAGGAAATTGAATCCGGCGGCATGACGCGCGACGGTGCCCCCGAGGTGCTGTCGGACCGGCCCGCCGCCGTGCTGTGGGATGGCAAGCGCTTGCCCGGCCCCTGGCTCATGGACCAGGGCATGGACATGCTGCTCCCGCGCGCGCGCGAGCTCGGCACCGCCTCGCTCGTGATCCGCCGCAGCCATCACATCGCCTGCCTCGCCGTCTACATGCTGCGCGCGCTGCAGGAAGACATGCTGATGCTGCTCGCCTGCTCCGACCCCAATACGGCCAGCGTCGCGCCCTTCGGCGGCACGCAGGCGGTGTTCACGCCCAATCCGCTGGCCATGGGCTTTCCGCTGTCGCAAGGCGGCGTGATGGTCGACATTTCGGCTTCCATCACCACCAACGGCATGAGCAACCGCAAGCGCGCGGCCGGCGAGACTTTTGCCGAAGAATGGCTGATCGACGCCGCGGGCAAGCCCACGAGCAACCCGCAGGTGCTGTTCGACCAGCCGCCCGGCACGCTGCTGCCGGTAGGCGGACTGAGTCACGGCCACAAGGGTTATGGAATGGCACTGTTGGTCGAAACACTGACCGCGGGCCTCGCAGGCCACGGCCGGGCCGATCCGCCCGAGGGCTGGGGTGCGACGGTGCACATCACGCTGCACGATCTGCACGCGTTCGGCGGCAAGGAAGCCTTCTTGCGCCAGATGGACCACGTGGCGGCCCAATGCCGCAACAACGCGCCCGTCGATCCGGCGAAACCGGTGCGCCTGCCGGGCGAAGGCGGTTTGAAGCGCCGTGAAACCCAATCGAAGAATGGGGTGCGACTGCACCCGTCGATTGCGCGTGCGCTGAAGGATGCGGAGCAGCGCTATGGGCTACAGCTCGCGCAGGCATTGCTGTAGGAAAAGCAGTCTGCGATTTACTTGAAGTTGCGCTGTTCAGTTCAGGGCGGCGCACCCGCCGACGGGGTACCTTTCTCCGCGAATGTCCCCCGGCCTGCGGCCTCCTATAAAGGAGGAGGGGCGCAGCCCCGGGGGACATTCGCGGAGGGGAGTACCCGGTGGCCTTTGCACGCACCCTGAACTAAGTGGCCCCGATCACGCGAGACAGGCAGAAATCAGTCTTCTTCGGGAGGCTCTTCCGTACGCTCCCCAGCGGGGCGCG
Proteins encoded in this region:
- the serB gene encoding phosphoserine phosphatase SerB, which encodes MSATEISSGLVIQRVKPPLKLADFKLIAFDMDSTLINIECIDEIADAVGKKAEVAAITEATMRGEIKDFKESLRRRVALLKGVPVEALQQVYDQRLQLNPGAAELVATCKAAGLKVLLVSGGFTFFANRVKDRLGIDFARSNLLDEADGRLTGQVVQQSWGDICDGAEKRRTLREVASLLGISLAETIAVGDGANDLPMMGEAGLSVAYHAKPKVREQAMVAINEGGLDRLLEILK
- a CDS encoding Ldh family oxidoreductase, with the protein product MNDDTAPLYSADALRDYGSALLQKAGLAAAMADSVARTLVEGDLLGHDTHGLALLAGYVKEIESGGMTRDGAPEVLSDRPAAVLWDGKRLPGPWLMDQGMDMLLPRARELGTASLVIRRSHHIACLAVYMLRALQEDMLMLLACSDPNTASVAPFGGTQAVFTPNPLAMGFPLSQGGVMVDISASITTNGMSNRKRAAGETFAEEWLIDAAGKPTSNPQVLFDQPPGTLLPVGGLSHGHKGYGMALLVETLTAGLAGHGRADPPEGWGATVHITLHDLHAFGGKEAFLRQMDHVAAQCRNNAPVDPAKPVRLPGEGGLKRRETQSKNGVRLHPSIARALKDAEQRYGLQLAQALL